One region of Sus scrofa isolate TJ Tabasco breed Duroc chromosome 3, Sscrofa11.1, whole genome shotgun sequence genomic DNA includes:
- the TTC32 gene encoding LOW QUALITY PROTEIN: tetratricopeptide repeat protein 32 (The sequence of the model RefSeq protein was modified relative to this genomic sequence to represent the inferred CDS: inserted 1 base in 1 codon), with the protein MEGQQGQESPVTLARAQXHFKKGEYAEAEALYSAYIRQCACAGSEGAAPWSKCSPEDLATAYNNRGQIKYFRVDFYDAMDDYTSAIEAQPDFEVPYYNRGLILYRLGCFDDALEDFKKVLDLNPGFQDAILSLKQTILDKEEKQRRNY; encoded by the exons ATGGAAGGGCAGCAAGGGCAAGAAAGCCCCGTAACCCTCGCACGTGCCC GTCATTTCAAGAAAGGCGAATATGCGGAGGCCGAAGCACTGTACTCCGCTTACATTCGCCAGTGCGCCTGTGCGGGCTCCGAGGGAGCGGCGCCCTGGAG CAAATGCAGCCCTGAGGATTTGGCTACTGCATATAACAACAGGGGGCAAATCAAGTACTTCAGGGTTGATTTTTATGACGCCATGGACGACTACACCTCTGCCATAGAAGCCCAACCCGATTTTGAAGTTCCGTATTACAACAGAGGGTTGATACTGTATAGGCTGG GATGCTTTGATGATGCTTTGGAAGATTTCAAGAAAGTATTAGACTTAAATCCTGGATTTCAAGATGCTATCTTGAGCTTAAAACAGACTATTctagacaaagaagaaaagcaaagaagaaattactga